A single genomic interval of Lacrimispora sphenoides JCM 1415 harbors:
- a CDS encoding patatin-like phospholipase family protein codes for MADYGLAMAGGGTRGAAHVGVLSALEEAGLLPDRVAGASAGSIVAGLYAAGMTIGDMRETVRWLIKHGRSMIDPDILGIALFLPQFLMGRETTLQGLIKGNRLQRFLCDLTDGMEIQGNCCKGLLIPAVDINSGDTVAFTNMFAEEIPLSALRQEHVKWERSGLLCDIMMSSSSVPAVFRPRQMNGFLLVDGGVTNNLPVDLLIAAGERRVIAVDIGEEYEMPHDYSIIETAFHSFSIMSRELKDCRSRGEILLLKPPMPKGAGLLTFECMEECMENGYLYTKKMIPRIKRVLEMR; via the coding sequence ATGGCAGATTATGGACTGGCGATGGCAGGTGGCGGAACCAGAGGAGCAGCTCATGTGGGAGTATTATCGGCGCTGGAAGAAGCAGGACTTCTTCCCGACAGGGTAGCAGGGGCCAGTGCCGGAAGCATTGTCGCAGGGCTTTATGCAGCAGGCATGACAATCGGAGATATGAGGGAAACGGTGCGGTGGCTGATAAAACATGGCAGAAGCATGATTGATCCGGATATTTTAGGAATTGCCCTATTTCTTCCCCAGTTCCTGATGGGAAGGGAGACAACGCTTCAAGGGCTCATAAAAGGGAACCGGCTTCAGCGTTTTCTCTGCGATTTAACGGATGGGATGGAGATACAGGGGAACTGCTGCAAAGGCCTGCTGATTCCGGCTGTGGATATTAACAGCGGGGATACGGTAGCCTTTACAAACATGTTTGCAGAAGAAATTCCCCTTTCCGCATTAAGACAGGAGCACGTGAAATGGGAGCGGAGCGGACTTCTTTGTGATATCATGATGTCAAGTTCCTCAGTTCCTGCCGTATTCCGGCCAAGGCAGATGAACGGCTTTCTGTTAGTGGATGGGGGTGTGACGAATAATCTTCCTGTAGACCTTTTGATCGCAGCGGGGGAAAGAAGAGTCATTGCGGTGGACATTGGAGAAGAATATGAAATGCCTCACGATTATTCCATCATTGAGACTGCATTCCATTCCTTTTCCATTATGAGCAGGGAGCTTAAGGATTGCCGTTCCAGAGGTGAGATCCTTCTGTTAAAGCCGCCCATGCCAAAAGGTGCAGGGCTTTTGACCTTTGAATGCATGGAAGAGTGTATGGAAAATGGTTACCTTTACACAAAAAAAATGATCCCAAGGATCAAGCGGGTACTGGAAATGAGATAG
- the mnmA gene encoding tRNA 2-thiouridine(34) synthase MnmA, with protein MSKGKVVVGMSGGVDSSVAAWLLKEQGYEVIGVTMQIWQDEDTGTQEENGGCCGLSAVDDARRVAWDLEIPYYVMNFKEEFKSQVIDYFVGEYQKGRTPNPCIACNRYVKWESLLKRSLDIGADFIATGHYAQIDKLPSGRYALKKSVTAAKDQTYALYNLTQNQLAHTLMPVGAYSKDQIREIADRINLMVAHKPDSQEICFIPDNDYAGFIEESAGEKAPEGNFVDLSGQVIGRHKGITHYTVGQRKGLNLSMGHPVFVVEIRPETNEVVIGTGDDVYDHTLRANHINWMAVPGLQGETMRVSAKIRYSHKGAMCTIQEVEEGVVECKFDEPQRAITPGQAVVFYDGDYVVGGGTIL; from the coding sequence ATGAGCAAAGGGAAAGTAGTAGTAGGAATGTCTGGAGGTGTGGATTCTTCTGTGGCGGCATGGCTCTTAAAAGAACAGGGGTATGAAGTCATAGGTGTTACCATGCAGATATGGCAGGATGAGGATACCGGGACCCAGGAGGAAAACGGAGGCTGCTGCGGCTTAAGTGCCGTGGACGATGCCAGACGGGTGGCCTGGGACCTGGAGATTCCTTATTATGTCATGAATTTTAAAGAAGAATTCAAATCCCAGGTCATTGATTATTTTGTAGGAGAATACCAGAAGGGGCGTACGCCCAATCCCTGCATTGCCTGCAACCGTTATGTCAAGTGGGAGTCTCTTTTAAAGCGAAGCCTGGATATCGGGGCGGATTTTATTGCCACAGGCCATTATGCCCAGATCGATAAGCTCCCAAGCGGAAGATATGCATTAAAGAAGTCCGTGACAGCGGCAAAGGATCAGACGTATGCCCTTTACAATCTGACGCAGAACCAGCTGGCCCATACCTTAATGCCGGTAGGAGCTTATTCCAAAGACCAGATCCGTGAGATCGCGGACAGGATCAACTTAATGGTAGCCCATAAGCCGGACAGTCAGGAGATCTGCTTTATTCCGGATAATGATTATGCAGGTTTCATTGAAGAAAGTGCAGGGGAAAAAGCACCGGAGGGGAACTTTGTGGATCTTTCCGGCCAGGTGATCGGCAGACACAAGGGAATTACCCATTACACCGTAGGCCAGAGAAAAGGGCTTAACTTATCCATGGGCCACCCGGTTTTTGTGGTGGAGATACGGCCTGAAACCAATGAAGTAGTAATCGGAACAGGCGATGACGTTTATGACCATACCCTGCGGGCCAACCATATTAACTGGATGGCGGTTCCCGGACTTCAAGGAGAAACCATGCGGGTATCGGCAAAGATCCGCTACAGCCATAAGGGTGCCATGTGTACCATACAGGAAGTGGAGGAGGGAGTGGTGGAATGCAAATTTGACGAACCTCAGCGTGCCATCACTCCTGGGCAGGCCGTGGTATTCTATGATGGAGACTATGTTGTCGGAGGAGGAACCATACTTTGA
- the nifU gene encoding Fe-S cluster assembly scaffold protein NifU, with translation MYTEKVMDHFEHPRNVGEIDNPSGMGTVGNAKCGDIMRIYLDIDENQIIRDVKFKTFGCGAAVATSSMATEMVKGKSVQEAMAVTNMAVCEALDGLPPVKVHCSLLAEEAIHAALWDYAKKNGLEIEGLKKPKSDIGEEEVEEEY, from the coding sequence ATGTATACAGAAAAAGTTATGGATCATTTTGAGCATCCAAGAAATGTAGGGGAAATTGATAACCCCAGCGGTATGGGTACCGTAGGTAATGCCAAGTGCGGCGATATTATGAGAATCTATTTGGATATTGATGAAAATCAGATTATCCGTGATGTGAAATTTAAAACCTTTGGCTGCGGAGCTGCGGTTGCTACCAGCAGCATGGCTACAGAGATGGTTAAGGGAAAATCCGTTCAGGAGGCCATGGCTGTGACGAATATGGCTGTCTGTGAAGCGCTTGATGGATTACCTCCGGTTAAGGTTCACTGTTCCCTGCTGGCAGAGGAAGCAATTCACGCTGCCTTATGGGACTATGCAAAGAAAAACGGACTTGAGATTGAGGGCTTAAAGAAACCCAAGTCTGATATCGGTGAGGAAGAAGTGGAAGAAGAATATTAA
- a CDS encoding N-acetylmuramoyl-L-alanine amidase: MRNVRKGRGWLLLASILLCAFMLAGCARKYEAVKAPALEEAQGGLGQEEGEETAPVSIAEDRTGETETGKSAETSSHEATVTMETAPSFEAADETVYVTGSQVNIRKFPSADGEILDKLEKGAVLKRTGSSESWSRVVYKDKECYISSRYVSKDKPVQETASAAPSVSGNGTGKIIAIDAGHQAKGNSEKEPIGPGSSEMKAKVASGTQGTATGIPEYQLTLAVSLKLKQELINRGYQVYMIRETHDVNISNAERAQMADKSGADIFVRVHANSLNDSSVQGALTMCQTAKNPYNGNLYSKSQALSKAVVNGICNQTGFKNRGVQETDSMSGINWCNIPVTIVEMGFMSNADEDKKMATEEYRDKIVKGIADGIDAYYK; the protein is encoded by the coding sequence TTGAGGAATGTAAGAAAAGGCCGCGGTTGGCTGTTATTGGCCTCTATCCTTCTTTGCGCATTTATGCTAGCAGGCTGCGCCAGGAAATATGAAGCAGTAAAAGCACCTGCTCTGGAAGAAGCCCAGGGCGGTTTAGGCCAGGAGGAGGGAGAAGAAACGGCTCCCGTGTCCATTGCAGAGGATAGAACCGGAGAAACTGAGACCGGAAAATCAGCGGAGACAAGCTCCCATGAAGCAACTGTAACCATGGAGACAGCTCCTTCTTTTGAGGCAGCCGATGAGACCGTTTATGTTACCGGATCCCAGGTAAATATAAGAAAGTTTCCTTCTGCTGACGGAGAGATTCTGGACAAACTTGAAAAGGGTGCAGTCCTTAAACGGACCGGATCAAGCGAGAGCTGGAGCCGGGTAGTTTATAAGGACAAGGAATGCTATATTTCCTCCCGGTATGTATCAAAAGACAAGCCGGTTCAGGAGACGGCGAGTGCTGCTCCTTCTGTTTCCGGAAACGGGACGGGGAAGATCATTGCCATAGACGCAGGCCATCAGGCAAAGGGCAATTCCGAAAAGGAGCCCATCGGGCCAGGCTCTTCTGAGATGAAGGCAAAGGTAGCTTCCGGAACTCAGGGAACGGCAACCGGTATTCCGGAATACCAGCTCACTCTTGCGGTTTCTTTAAAACTAAAGCAGGAGCTTATAAACAGGGGCTATCAGGTTTATATGATCCGGGAAACCCATGATGTAAACATCAGCAATGCAGAACGTGCCCAGATGGCGGATAAAAGCGGAGCAGATATCTTCGTTCGGGTCCATGCCAATTCCTTAAATGACAGCAGCGTTCAGGGGGCACTTACCATGTGCCAGACGGCTAAGAATCCTTACAACGGAAACTTATACAGCAAGAGCCAGGCTCTTTCCAAGGCCGTTGTGAATGGAATCTGCAATCAGACCGGATTTAAGAACCGAGGAGTGCAGGAGACGGATTCCATGAGCGGCATCAACTGGTGTAATATACCGGTTACCATTGTGGAAATGGGATTCATGAGCAATGCGGATGAAGATAAGAAGATGGCTACTGAGGAATACCGCGATAAGATCGTAAAAGGAATTGCCGACGGAATTGATGCATATTATAAATAA
- a CDS encoding polysaccharide biosynthesis protein: MNDSLKFPRKLSPRKYALLTGTLLLTSAGLITRLLGFFYRIFLSRTIGAEGLGIFNLIHPVFGVCFALCAGSIQTAISQSVAANVRKGRSIFRTGLIISVAISLILAYAIIRFKDFLAVNILMEPRCAPLLLFIAVSVPCAAIHACINGYYYGMQRPHVPASAQVIEQFIRIGAVFLIADIMIESGIKITVQLAAMGHLIGEIVSSLYTITAYRFFSPKMPEGVTAVASSFHETAPGLMHLAMPLMGNRLVLNVLASAEAILIPSRLQMSGLSDSGAFSVYGVLTGMALPFILFPSTIFNSLAVLLLPTVAEAQSEGNDRRIGDAISMSLRYCLYVGILCIGIFTLFGNDLGVSVFKDNSAGTYMTILAWLCPFLYLVTTMGSILNGLGKTSVTFVQNAIALLLRLGFVLFGIPKYGILAYLVGMLASELLLAMMHVLTLRKKVDFVWNAWDMILKPAALMVLAIGIYFALFSVADPFKSMPLFIKTAFHITILSIFYLVLLLGAHIMKGDKSREL; this comes from the coding sequence ATGAATGATTCTCTGAAATTTCCCCGAAAACTTTCGCCAAGAAAATATGCGCTTCTTACCGGCACCCTTCTTTTGACTTCTGCCGGGCTGATCACCCGGTTGTTAGGCTTTTTTTACCGGATTTTTCTCTCACGGACCATTGGCGCAGAAGGACTTGGAATCTTTAACCTGATCCATCCGGTGTTTGGCGTATGCTTTGCCTTATGCGCCGGTTCTATTCAGACCGCCATATCCCAGTCCGTAGCCGCTAATGTGAGAAAAGGCCGTTCCATTTTCCGAACCGGCCTTATTATTTCAGTGGCTATTTCCTTGATCCTGGCATACGCCATCATCCGGTTTAAGGATTTCCTGGCCGTCAATATCCTGATGGAACCCCGCTGTGCCCCTCTTCTTCTCTTTATTGCGGTATCCGTCCCCTGTGCGGCCATTCACGCCTGTATCAATGGTTACTATTATGGTATGCAGCGCCCTCATGTCCCGGCATCTGCTCAGGTGATCGAACAGTTCATAAGAATCGGAGCCGTGTTCCTCATTGCAGATATCATGATAGAATCCGGGATTAAAATCACTGTCCAGCTGGCAGCCATGGGACATCTGATAGGGGAAATTGTTTCTTCTCTTTATACGATCACGGCCTATCGCTTTTTTTCACCAAAAATGCCCGAAGGCGTCACAGCGGTTGCCTCTTCCTTCCATGAAACTGCTCCCGGGCTTATGCACCTGGCAATGCCTCTTATGGGGAACCGCCTGGTCTTAAATGTCCTTGCAAGCGCAGAAGCCATCCTGATTCCCAGCAGACTGCAGATGTCAGGGCTTTCCGATTCAGGAGCATTTTCCGTATACGGTGTTTTAACCGGAATGGCTTTGCCCTTTATTCTGTTCCCTTCCACCATATTTAATTCCCTGGCCGTCCTTTTGCTTCCAACGGTAGCTGAGGCCCAGTCAGAGGGAAATGACCGGAGGATCGGTGATGCCATTTCCATGTCACTTCGTTACTGCCTGTACGTGGGAATCCTTTGCATCGGTATCTTCACCCTGTTTGGTAATGACTTGGGTGTCAGCGTATTTAAGGATAATAGCGCCGGAACCTATATGACCATATTAGCATGGCTTTGTCCCTTCCTCTATCTGGTAACTACTATGGGAAGTATTTTAAACGGCCTGGGAAAAACCTCTGTCACCTTTGTCCAGAACGCCATTGCATTGTTATTGCGCTTAGGATTTGTTCTCTTTGGAATTCCCAAATATGGGATCTTAGCCTATCTGGTAGGAATGCTGGCCAGTGAACTGCTTCTGGCCATGATGCATGTGCTGACCCTGCGGAAAAAGGTGGATTTTGTGTGGAACGCTTGGGATATGATCCTAAAGCCGGCGGCCCTGATGGTGCTCGCCATCGGTATCTACTTTGCGCTGTTTTCCGTGGCGGATCCATTTAAGAGTATGCCATTATTTATAAAAACTGCATTCCATATTACTATATTAAGCATATTCTATCTGGTACTCCTCCTTGGCGCTCATATTATGAAAGGGGATAAATCCAGGGAACTTTAA
- the nifS gene encoding cysteine desulfurase NifS — translation MKQLIYLDNAATTQTRPEVVEAMLPYFTEFYGNPSSVYEFSGISKKAVSGARETIANTLGAKANEIYFTAGGSESDNWALIATAEAYASKGKHIITSNIEHHAVLHTCEYLEKQGFEVTYLNVDENGVIKLEELKKAIRPDTILISIMFANNEIGTIEPIKEIGEIAKERGILFHTDAVQAFGHVPINVDEYHIDMLSASGHKINGPKGIGFLYIRSGIKSRSFIHGGAQERKRRAGTENVPGIVGFGKAVELAVAGMADRANKECELRNYLMDRVMAEVPFTRINGHRKNRLSNNVNFAFQFIEGESLLIMLDMKGICGSSGSACTSGSLDPSHVLLAIGLPHEIAHGSLRLTLDENNTKEEMDYVVESIKEIVEKLRSMSPLYEDYIKHQAK, via the coding sequence ATGAAGCAATTGATTTATCTTGACAATGCAGCAACTACCCAAACGCGGCCCGAGGTCGTGGAAGCCATGCTGCCTTATTTTACGGAGTTTTATGGAAATCCATCCTCCGTATACGAGTTTTCCGGCATCTCAAAAAAGGCCGTCTCAGGAGCCAGAGAAACCATTGCGAACACTTTGGGAGCCAAGGCTAATGAGATCTATTTTACGGCAGGTGGTTCAGAGTCTGATAACTGGGCACTGATTGCAACTGCGGAGGCTTATGCTTCAAAAGGAAAACACATCATCACCAGTAATATTGAACACCACGCCGTGCTTCACACCTGTGAGTATTTGGAGAAGCAGGGCTTTGAGGTAACCTATTTAAATGTAGATGAGAATGGGGTTATAAAGCTGGAGGAGCTTAAAAAAGCGATACGCCCAGACACCATCCTTATTTCCATCATGTTTGCTAATAATGAGATAGGAACCATAGAACCGATCAAAGAAATCGGAGAGATTGCAAAAGAACGGGGAATATTATTCCACACAGATGCGGTCCAGGCATTTGGTCATGTTCCCATTAATGTAGATGAATACCATATCGATATGCTCAGTGCCAGCGGCCATAAGATCAACGGACCCAAGGGCATTGGCTTTCTCTATATCAGAAGCGGCATTAAATCCCGTTCCTTCATTCATGGAGGCGCTCAGGAGAGAAAACGCCGTGCAGGTACGGAGAATGTACCGGGTATCGTAGGCTTTGGCAAGGCTGTGGAGCTTGCGGTTGCAGGTATGGCTGATAGAGCAAATAAGGAATGTGAGCTTCGGAATTATCTGATGGACCGGGTTATGGCAGAGGTTCCTTTTACAAGAATTAACGGACATAGGAAAAACAGGCTGTCCAACAACGTAAATTTTGCTTTCCAGTTTATTGAAGGAGAGTCCCTGCTGATCATGCTGGATATGAAAGGTATATGCGGCTCCAGCGGTTCTGCCTGTACTTCAGGCTCCTTGGACCCATCTCATGTGCTGCTTGCCATTGGCCTTCCTCACGAAATCGCCCATGGTTCCCTTCGCCTGACCTTAGATGAGAACAACACAAAGGAAGAGATGGACTATGTTGTGGAATCCATTAAGGAGATCGTGGAAAAACTGCGCAGTATGTCCCCGCTTTATGAGGATTATATTAAGCATCAGGCGAAATAA